One Argentina anserina chromosome 6, drPotAnse1.1, whole genome shotgun sequence genomic window, GATCATTTTTCTAATACACTTGGTGGAGAGTTCTTGTTTGACAAATAAGTAACATAGCGTAAGTCCAAAGTCTCTCTTTATACTCAGGTAGTCGACCTCTTTGTAATGTATGTGAAAGTAGAGTACACCTCAAATGGCGTCATGGATCCTGCGCTGGTTTTAGTTGGCCTTTAAAAAGCTAATGTATGCGTGCGGAAAGAAAATTAGGAGGAAGGCTTGAAGTTATGACGCACATTGCTCTAGACTTTGTAGTTGGCTGTATTTGGTTTAGGGTGGGGAGGGGATCACATGACTACGTTAATGACAATTATTGAGCACTTGAGGAATGTATATAATCTAAGAAAGCCACCAAAATGGAAGTCTGCATTCTACAATGTGAGGAAGCTTAGGTCTTTAACATGGGCAGAGTACTATTACCGACAAAATGAGAACTGCTGAAATCAGAGGATAGCTATGAACATCAATATCAATATAAGAACTGAACTAAAACGTACTCAAAACTACTCTCGTGTCCGCAAGCCAATCCATACCTGAGAAGCGAGCTTAACTGTATCTCTTTTCAGTTTGCCCACAATACCCTACTATTAGTATCAGCAACATTTCTGTTTGCCCAAGAAGCCCTAATATTAGCAATATCAAAGTAACACTATTTTGCTAATAGAGATGTGGCCATGTAGTTATATCCAAGATGTTTTCTAATCTAAACTCAGACCCCGGAAAAAGTAAGGGTGCTTCTTCAGCTGAAATTCTAGCTTGAGGATTTAGGCTCAGCAGCGTCTGAAAAGTAAGGGTGCTTCAAAGCATCTTCAGCTGAAATTCTAGCTTGAGGGTTCAGGCACAGCAGCTTCTGCAAACATAAAGGCAAACTCAGAAACTCAACTAAAGAGACTGACAGATTCAATAAAGGAAAATGTTTGAGGCCATGCTTTTCAGTGAAAAGTTGTTAGGGGTCATTTCATAGGATTCATCTAGAAGATATCTGGAAATTAGAACTCAGGCAACTTGAAGTAAGAACTTACCGACAGAAGATCTTTTGCATCTGGGAGAGCATCTAGTCCTGGAACCAACTTTTCCAAGCCCTAAAACAAGATTGCAATTTAGTGTTTAAAAACGAATTCATACTAGatatcaaaagaaaaattacaagtgaTCCAAGATTGTTACCAGTGGTTCGTCTCCAGGGAACTGAAAGTGGTCAGAAAACTTTAATTTTGACAGTGCAGGCCAGTTGTTTTCCTCCGGGGTACCCAAAAACCTATAATCATCTGATCAGTAACCTAAATAAAGTGGCAACTAATGCAAAAACATCCCAAATCAAAATACTTAAAAAGATGACAAAGGCAAGCACCTGAAAATTTTTCCAAGAACTTCCTTCTCACATTCCAGCACAGATTCATATTCAGCGTCCACATCAAGACCAAAAAGAGGAGTCAGGCTCAACATTTCACCAAGTATACAACCTGCAGCCCATATGTCAACTGCTTTTGAGTAGACAGTAGAACCCAGCAAGACTTCTGGTGCTCTGTAGTCAACTGTCACAACCTGCCCGGGGGGTTgttgagggagagagagatagacacacacacacacacagagtTAATCAaacaatcttttttttttttcaattgcaAGAACGGAAGGAAGAGATACAAAGCTGGAGTAAGACTGGGACTATCACTGGTAGAACTATGGGTAGTGAATGGCAGATCCAAAGTCTGCAATCTTCAACTCGTCACCAGAGACTAGCAGGGCTTTATATCTCGATGCAAAATGTCATGTGAATGGCAAAATGCTAGCCCAGACAGAAGACTTTTCATGAATTTCTGCAAAATAAGAACGCAAAAAGGAATGTTAAAAAACACTATGTTTTCATTCTATGACAGGCTGCAGAGTACTGCGATATTCCAACTGTGAGACCTAAATAAGACAATTCTATGAAGTACTTTCTTGAACAGGCACTACAATGtataaatcaaattatttctctttttaaaCCTTTTCTTCTTCACAATCTTATTTACAGCTGGCCTAGGACTCTATAATTGCATGTGACAAGCAAGGCACCCAAAAATAGAAGGATAAAAGAAAAGTCAGTGCTCATCCATTTATCAAGTGTTGTACCAAATccagaattaaaaaaaaaattcatacgTTTACTCTTTTCCCATCCTTGTACTTTTCTTTGTTCGCTGCAAGTTCCACCCTCAAATCCCAGTTCATATACTCTAAAACCAAGTAGAGGCAACCAGCAGAGACTAAAACACAATCCAACCTATCCAATAAGAGATCAATAAACTGAGTAAACTTGGGagctggaaaaaaaaattatgatataGTAAAAAAATTGAGTGAAATGTCAAGAATTACCCGAGTATGTTGGGGTGCTTAAGCTCCATATGAATATAGCACTCTCAAAGCATGGAAACAGTAAATTCAGCATCTTCCTTTAGCTGAATACGCTTCAGCACCACCGATTTCTTAGTTGGAGTATGAGTACCGTTAAACACATGACCATACGCTCCTGCTCCGATAATGTCCTCTTCGTCGAACTCATACTACAATAGTTTCAAACATCAAAGATGAAAAATACACAAACAAGTCTCCAGTTGGATCGCATAAACTAATGAGATAGTGAACCCTTTAATCTGACCAACAACCACCATTGTCTTTGAAACCTGCTGTCTTGTATTTGTTTGAAAGTCGGGTTCCCTAATACATTTCGAAAGTTAACAGCTTAACATGAACACCATGATCATTCTTATTTCAATATAACAGTAATCAATATCTTTCACTAttatccaaatccaaacaagTTTTTGAAGAACTATCAGAATCACCAGCAGTTATAGCAAAACTTCAACCAAGAAGTTACAGAATCAGAGTTTATGACATCAAACTTTATATTATTGAGAGATATATCAACACAGAGATCAGATTAGCATCACATATCACTTCAGCAACCAAAGCATAGCACAGCTACAGTGTGAGGTATACAGGATTTTCATATTTGAAGGTAAAACCTCATAGAAGCGTGAATCGAGAGCTCTACCTACTTCAAATACCAAAACCGAGGACTCGTTTAAAGGAAAATGAAGCTTATCTCTCATATCTAGGGCTAAGCGCAAGCATGAACCATATGAACAGTGAAACGCAGCAAGAATCTACTCATTTCCAGCACAAAAAACACAATCGCAagctcaaatcaatcttataGCTACTAATTATCATGAAATAAACCAGATCTAAGGTCAAACCAAAAGCTAGGGTTTCAGTGCAGTGACGAAGCAAAATCACTGAACGCGGAAGCAATAACAGAATCGAAACGAAGCTAATTAAGTAAGTGATTACATAAGCCACAGGATCAAGAGCATGATAAAATGGAAGCCATAACTGAAATGCTTGAATCTAAAGGAAGAGGATGAAGAAAACTTACAGAACCAGCCAGAGAGAGAATTCTGAGAAAACGATCTCGGGATTTTTCGATTAATGCAGAATTGCATCATTTGGGGTATTTATAGCAGAATCAAATAAACTGTCTTCACCTAGGCTTTATTACAAGCTGGATGCCAGCTTGGCCCAAATGCCACATCACTATCCAGCCTGGCCCATTCTTTGCACTTTTGGGCGTTACTGATTATCAGTCCGgcaaaattttgaatgatttaattttgttttttttggcaCTATATTAATCTCGATAAAACAGATGAACGAATTTATGGTGGTCCAATCAAACCAAGCGACAAAAACAGATGATTTTATTGATCTATATGTGTCCACAAATTCACTAGTTTAATCAAAACAAGAGCTAAATAGAAGCTCGGAAGCAACCGGGCTCAATCTAGTCCCGTAAACTCAATTGACCTTCTTACAATCGGTCCTAATCTGACCGCTGGTGCCCGTTAGAGGGCTAAGATTTCCCATCTTCACCATAGCGTTGGCGAAGTCCGTACTGAAACTTCCCGGGTTGCTATTATAAGCATTCACCTGAGCGTCAGTGGAACCGCCGCTAAAGAGTTGTTGATCGGAGTGCAACAGACCCTTCTGGCTCACCAAGTTTGTGAAGTAAGCATTGTCGAACGTGTTTGGGGTTGTGACATCAAGCGGGGAAAGGTTGGCATCACCCCCATTGCTTGGACAATTTGCTTGGAGCGATGTTGCGAATGAGGAGTTTATGTTGGCTTCATTGTAAAGCCTTGCCCTAAAAGTTGTGCACCTTGCCTGCCCAATTGTATGAGACCCTGATTGATTGAACGAGAACACACAAAGCAAGTACTTGTGAGGTTGAATTATTGACTAGGCTATAATGATTTCAAAATTAAGTCACCGCCGAGCCAACAGTTAACGATTAAAGATCTAAAACCAACCTGAGAGAGCCACTAATTCCTTTGCATTGAAGCCTTTGTTTGAGAAAGAAGTAAGTAGGGCACTAAGATTCAAGGTGGGAGCTGGAATGTTGGTATTAGCGTCACTTAAACTCGCGGTGGTGGAGTCTCTTCTCCCCAATGGAACTGTCCAGCTAGGTCCGCCCAACTGATTTGAGAATACAGAATGTCATGAGATCTGACTTGATGTATGTACGTagacatcaattacgtatgaACAAAATAAATCAGAGAACCAAATAGCTAAGGATGATATAGTTTGCTTACGGCGACAACGGAGTCTCTAGCTGCGACGGACAATATATCAGCACAAGAGAAAACACCGGGACAGAGACTCTCTAGTTGTGATTTAATGGTGTCGACTACGTCGAATCCCCTCAAAGAATTAGCATTAGGGCCGGCAGACTTCTCGCCGGTGAAATTGGCTGTGTCATCCAACAGTACAGAAGCATCGCATCCCTGTTTATAAACACGCGTTATTCAAAACTGATTGTCACCTTTTGACCTAAAACAGAATACATAATATGCATGATTAATTTTGAAAGGCCGTGCTTGTAAGTTTGTACGTATGCATATCTTACAGAGAGCAACGCGTGGAGATTCAAAGCAGATAGGGACATACTGAAGTTCTGAACAACAATCAACAAAGTCCAAAATATCGGCAGTTTCATGAAGCGAGATAGGATGAACAAAAATGTATACCTCAACCATTAGATCTACTACTTTTACCAACTTTAATTcacttatatatattcatctcTTTAATTGGTCAGGTCGTCTCTTGTGATGTTCTAACGGTAATATATACTACAtgatcgtgctattaggtatCATAGGAGACCTTATGCATGCTGCATGCACATGAACTCGCACGCACAAAATGCATAAGAATAATAGAATCTATTGAAGGAGGCAATGAAAATAAGGAGAAGAAACTTGCATTAACAAAGCAATCGTGAAAATGGAGGCGGAGCAAGGAGGCTCCCATGCGAGCCTCGCTTGAAACGGCTGAGTTCACGGCTGATTTGATGGTGGAGAGGGCATTGGGACATGAGCTGGAATAGAAAGTAGAGGACAACTGAGCTGATGCTATTCcaactaaaagaaaaaagaaggacAAGGAGGCTTTgaagtttttcatgactttagGATATATGTTTCAGAGGGAGAGAGTCGAGAGATATGGGTATAGGAGGAACTGGGGAAGACTGGATCTAGGTTAGTGTCTTGGTTATGACACCAACAGAACCTATGTATTTATAGCGGGGGAGTGTTGTGTTTATCATCAGTGGACTAGTTGCGTTTAGAAATAGAAGAATGCTTCTAGTAGTCAACATGGAAAAAGAAAGTATATCATATAGGtaatgaaaaagaaacaaaaaaaaaaaaaattcgaagGCTGGGGCGCTGGGCTGGCCGGCTGGcagaagaatatatataggTAAACGCGGTTTTCATCGATTCTTGTTCTGTTTACATTAGTAATGATCTTCGATATTTTGATATTACCAGAGAACTCTGTTATGAAAAGTTCTTAGTTTTTACTTGGTGAATTTATTAAAGCCTAAAGAGGTTAAGACTAGCTCGGATGTAAACGTGCAAAATCAAGGATTATCTACAGACAGAAAGGAGGTGGATAATGCCAAGAGATTTCTAGTTTTCGTAAAGTCATTGAGATGATATGATCGATATAAAGATTCTCCAAGGCTTCTACTATATTCCTGTAATTAATCTAGGTTATCTAGTCAATTAACTAGAAGTATGTATAACCAGAACGTTAGGATTGTTATCAGTAAGATCGAGTTGCATTTAGGCTACCTAGCTAGCTTCATGGCACAATATCAATTTACGTTAATCGAAACACATATACGCTACAAAATATGCTATAATGTTTTATGATTGTAGATACAATTTTCGCGTGTCCTCTCCAGATACGGCAATGCTACAAAAACTGGTCTGAATATCAAATAGAATAGCTTCCAGATAAAAGTTGCAGTATAAGTCACTTACGAGTTGCTAATGaagatcaaaatcaatagatgaGATGTCATTGTCCTGTTTTCTTAATGAAAGGCTGGTTAAATACTTTAATTGTACGTTGCGATGAATTTACTGAATATCATTAAGTTTCAAAAGTCTCATGCATGCGAAGTGCATCAGATAGCTTAAACTACAAAAGTACTCATGCAATTATATTAACCTTTTCTTTGGATCAATCTGGTGGAAATGGTCGAGTCAAACGAATTAGTATATGATTCTGTATACGTCATGCATGAGAGCAACGTTTAATTTAACATCACAGATCCATGCATGTTTGATCTCAATGCAATTTTCTGTTGCCTTTTGCCTTCTATTTTCTTCATCCACTCCAATTATTTCCCTGCAGAAAGAGAATTGTGTCGCTTCTCTTTGTTAGTGGGATTATTTGACATTTTGCTCATATTTATACCAAACAAAGTGAATCCATGCATCGTTGGAAATTTCTTTCAccatcaactaccccacacgcTTAAAATGactttgattaatttaaaagcTAGTTAATTCAATAGCTTCGACTTTTACAGTGGATTAACTGGATTTCGATCAGCTAAATTATGTATGTGATGATTGCATGTGTTTCATGCATGGAAATGATTGGAGATGAAAAATGTATACGTGATTTGCTTAGCTAGCAAGCATGGTCTTAAGTCTTAACTATAATTAATTGATTAAGCTTATTGATTCAACGCTATAGATCGACTGGTTAGTTATAACATGGGTTTGGTAAAAGGTCGATTTCAAGTGAAGACTTTCTGAAAGTCCCAGGCTCACACATAGAACACAATATGGTTTGAAAATCCTGTGTAAAACCAATTCGTAGTTATATTATCATCTTGCAATTGCTCGATTAGTGACTCGTCAAGTCTTGGTTAGCTGTATGTCTGCGTCACTTTATTAATCGTTAGCTACGTGTTTGATTAATTGATATATAGAGACTGTGATCGAGGGCGGTCGAACGAGAATGGTGCGCCAAATCAAATGTAAGATTAAAACGTATTAATTATGCTTAAGAAATGAGTTAACAGTGGAAGTCAGCAAAGAATAATCAAACAGTTGAACAATGCgtgtagaataataattctaaGATTGGAAGCAGAGATAGTGGAAGTAAGTTGATTATTGCTTGATTTTGAATTGATTGTTCATATACAGATTACAATGGTATATATAGGTTAATTCATCCTAACCACCTACTCACTCCGCTATCTTCACTATACATACTACATTCCACTCACACCTACTACATTCCActcacactccccctcaagttggtgcatacacatcaatcatgcccaacttgcaaagtgagtcataaaaaacatTCTTGGACACTCCTTTggtgagtatatctgcaagttgttcttctgtaggaacaaacggaaagcaaatgatctcagcgtctagcttctcttttataaagtgacgatcaacctctacatgttttgtacgatcatgttgcacaggattctgtgaaatattaatagctgccttgttgtcacaataCAGTTGTATAGCACTCTTAggtttaacacccaaatcttgtagcaattTCCTAATCCAcaacaactcgcacactccctgagccatacctctgtattctgcttcagcactagatcgagctaccacattttgtttcttactcctccacgtaacaaggttacctccaacaaaggtaaaataccctgatgttgacctccgatctgtaatatttccagcccaatctgcatctgtgaagccacaaacatcaacgatattgttgtgattagaaaacattattcCTCTCCCTggggctgacttcaagtacctcaagatccttacaacagcatccatgtggtcctcactagggttatgcatgaactgacttactacacttactgcatacgcaacatctggtctggtatgtgatagataaatcaggcgcccgactagcctctgataacgcggtttgtcagtagggacttgatctggatactctgctaaccggtggttctgctcaataggagtatcaatgggagtccagtccaacatacctgtctctgttagtagatcaaggatgtacttcctttgacacagatagatacatttgcttccccgggctacttcaatgcctaagaagtacttgagtgtacctaggtccttcatctcaaactctgtgacaagctgtttctgtaatctatccacctcaacagtatcattctcagtaactaccatatcatcaacatatataattagggctgttaccttcctttgttgatgtttgagaaataacgtgtggtctgaattactttgtctgtagccaagtttcctcatgaattgtgagaatcttccgaaccaagcacgaggtgactgtttaagaccatacaaacactttctcaatctgcatacggagttacttggggaggtggccacatatccaggcggaagatccatgtatacttcctctgttagttctccatgaatgaatgcattcttgacatcaaactgcctaagtggccagttcaagttagcagcgacagagagcaatacccggatagtgttcatctttaccacaggtgcaaatgtctcatcatagtctatgccatatgtctgggtgtaccccttcgctactaggcgtgctttataccggcttactgacccatctggattatgtttcactgtaaacacccaacgacatcctacagttttcttgccatatggtggaggtacaagctcccaagtattgttcttttgtaatgcttccatctcttcctccattgctttcctccattttggatctcccaatgcatcctgcactttgttaggtactgatacagtagatatttgattcacaaatgactcatatgacttagataatcttttggtagatataaaatttgccactggatacttggctttagtctgaagggtaggctcgtatttttttgttggttgttcccgagtagacctatttggcaaaacatattgtctactagtatccctaatagaatgactaacctcagatgagtgatcttctgtaccaggagagcattggtcaggggtataaacagtgatacgggagacatgaggggcagttgtgttgtcagcttctggtgtcTCAATCGATTGAGTGACAACCTCTGGTGGCGCCTGTGTGGCTGATGATTGAGTAACAACCTCTGGTGGCGCCTGCGTGGCTGATactttggtaatctcaacgggaCCTGTTACCACatcgactggctcacttgtctccccctttccatgatataactcttcaaaatatgaattctccccctgaagagtagtatcagaagaggaaaaataactcatatcctAAAAAAAgataacatccatagtgacatagtacttccgagtagggggatgatagcaccggtatcctttctgatgtcctccgtacccaacaaacacacatttaattgcccgggcatccaacttagaacgctgatgttgtggaagatgaacaaaagcaacacaaccgaaaacacgggcaggaagattatgaaaagagggtgaggagacatgagatgcaagcacctcatagggaactttcccttgaaggacacgagatggaagacgattaataaggtgggcggaagtaatgacagcatcaccccaaaggtatttaggcatgtgggcactaaagagaatacaccgagccatttcaagtaaatgacgatttttcctttcagaaaccccattttgctcaggtgtgtaaggacacgttgtttgatgaacaattccatgtgtgttaaagaactcttgaaagacatgattcacatattcccccccattatcagaccgAAGAATgcgaatggtggcattatattgtgtttggacagaggtatagaaggcacgaaaagctggaaaaacctcatttttatttttaagaagaacaatccatgagagacgtgtgcaatcatcaataaatgacacaaaatatcgcattCCTGATACAGTTGACTCTTttgagggtccccaaacatcagaatggattaattcaaaaggaagaaaacttttagtagaagtactaggagaataagtagatcgatgactcttgcccaaaacacatgtctcacaacataaacaagactcgtccacattaataaataaagtaggcatggattttttcataacactaaaggatggatgccctaagcgacgatgccataaccaaacttcacttagcttgtcagaagtggagagtaaagcggtctgagacggtccccctggtttttcccctgcgtatgtcagatccagatgaaacaaccggcccctcagatacccccgaccaattacccgtatggtgagaagatcctgaaagatcacatacataggaaaaaaggtcacagagcactgagcgtcagcgttcaattggggaacagagatcAAATGATGAAATAAA contains:
- the LOC126800261 gene encoding cationic peroxidase 1-like — protein: MKNFKASLSFFFLLVGIASAQLSSTFYSSSCPNALSTIKSAVNSAVSSEARMGASLLRLHFHDCFVNGCDASVLLDDTANFTGEKSAGPNANSLRGFDVVDTIKSQLESLCPGVFSCADILSVAARDSVVALGGPSWTVPLGRRDSTTASLSDANTNIPAPTLNLSALLTSFSNKGFNAKELVALSGSHTIGQARCTTFRARLYNEANINSSFATSLQANCPSNGGDANLSPLDVTTPNTFDNAYFTNLVSQKGLLHSDQQLFSGGSTDAQVNAYNSNPGSFSTDFANAMVKMGNLSPLTGTSGQIRTDCKKVN